A window of the Acidimicrobiales bacterium genome harbors these coding sequences:
- a CDS encoding class F sortase → MLRLALAAIALVAVAAGLAAVSEGDPPAAAVSATGGGEIAFGQPPPPTLPAPLPLPTTSVEAESAIVKSPPRLVTIPAIDVEATVIDLGLEDDGSLETPQDYDLAGWWAGGTTALEPGPAVIVGHVDDYTGPAVFYRLRELDVGDEIEVTDSTGAVSRFVVTDTGVYDKDDFPTQEVYGPTDGPTLRLITCGGAFDRSARSYEDNVVVYAELH, encoded by the coding sequence ATGCTGCGGCTCGCGCTGGCGGCCATCGCCCTCGTGGCGGTGGCCGCCGGTCTGGCCGCGGTGTCCGAGGGTGATCCACCGGCTGCCGCCGTCTCTGCGACGGGCGGCGGCGAGATCGCCTTCGGTCAGCCGCCGCCCCCTACCCTGCCGGCTCCGCTCCCTCTGCCGACCACGTCGGTCGAGGCCGAGTCGGCCATCGTCAAATCTCCACCTCGTCTCGTGACGATCCCGGCCATCGACGTCGAGGCGACCGTCATCGACCTCGGCCTGGAAGACGACGGCTCGCTCGAAACGCCCCAGGACTACGACCTTGCCGGTTGGTGGGCTGGTGGCACCACGGCGCTCGAGCCAGGGCCGGCCGTCATCGTCGGCCACGTCGACGACTACACCGGGCCGGCGGTGTTCTACCGGTTGCGGGAACTCGATGTCGGCGACGAGATCGAAGTGACCGACTCCACCGGAGCGGTGAGTCGTTTCGTGGTGACCGACACCGGGGTCTACGACAAGGACGACTTTCCGACCCAGGAGGTATACGGCCCGACCGATGGCCCAACCCTCCGCCTGATCACCTGCGGCGGTGCCTTCGACCGCTCCGCCCGGAGCTACGAAGACAACGTCGTCGTGTACGCCGAGCTGCATTGA
- a CDS encoding pyridoxal-dependent decarboxylase: protein MDPEDFRTAGHALIDWIADFRAGIEQHPVRAQVAPGDVRSAFDPVAPTTTVGIDDLLATMDSVVVPGMTHVQHPMFFGWFPANASLASVLGDLASSGLGGLGISWESAPALTEVEQVVCEWMRQLTGLSDQWHGTIHDTASTSAVTALLVARERATDLSQNRDGLAGVDRPLVVYTTTQAHSSVAKAALLAGYGWDNIRNVDIDPLTSAMLPDALAAAMAEDLAAGKIPAVVIAGVGTTGVTAFDPVAEIVEVAEAHRFPGNDGGTHRAWVHVDAAMAGSGMLLPELRHLWDGVEGADSITWNPHKWMGTILDTSLFWVRDVEMLNRVMSTNPSYLQSPDDDTAVQYRDWGIPLGRRFRAMKLWFHLSIDGVASIQERLRRDLDNARWLADQVEAADDWELASPLTLQTVCVVHRPVGLDGDELDVHTLRWVRAINDSGTAFASPSVQQGRWIVRVSIGSLRTERHHVEAMWSLMQREAAASVG, encoded by the coding sequence ATGGACCCCGAAGACTTCCGAACCGCCGGCCACGCCCTCATCGATTGGATCGCCGACTTCCGTGCCGGCATCGAGCAGCATCCGGTCAGAGCACAGGTCGCACCGGGCGACGTCCGCTCAGCGTTCGACCCAGTGGCGCCGACGACCACCGTCGGCATCGATGACCTGCTCGCCACCATGGACTCCGTCGTGGTGCCGGGCATGACCCATGTGCAGCACCCGATGTTCTTCGGCTGGTTCCCGGCCAACGCCTCGCTCGCGTCAGTCCTCGGCGATCTCGCCTCGTCGGGACTCGGCGGACTCGGCATCTCGTGGGAGAGCGCCCCGGCACTGACCGAGGTCGAACAAGTCGTGTGTGAATGGATGCGCCAACTCACCGGGCTGTCCGATCAGTGGCACGGCACGATCCACGACACGGCCTCGACCTCGGCCGTCACCGCGCTGCTGGTGGCGCGAGAGCGGGCCACCGATCTGTCGCAGAACCGTGACGGTCTGGCCGGGGTCGACCGGCCGCTCGTGGTCTACACCACCACCCAGGCCCACTCGTCGGTGGCGAAGGCTGCGCTGTTGGCCGGCTACGGCTGGGACAACATCCGCAACGTCGACATCGATCCGTTGACCTCGGCCATGCTGCCCGACGCGCTGGCGGCGGCGATGGCCGAGGACCTGGCGGCCGGGAAGATCCCGGCCGTGGTGATTGCCGGGGTCGGCACCACCGGCGTGACCGCCTTCGATCCGGTGGCCGAGATCGTCGAGGTGGCCGAAGCCCACCGCTTCCCCGGCAACGACGGCGGCACCCACCGGGCGTGGGTGCACGTGGATGCCGCCATGGCGGGCTCGGGCATGCTGCTGCCCGAACTCCGTCATCTGTGGGATGGCGTCGAGGGAGCCGACTCGATCACCTGGAATCCGCACAAGTGGATGGGCACGATCCTCGACACCTCGCTGTTCTGGGTTCGCGATGTCGAGATGCTCAACCGTGTGATGTCGACCAACCCGAGCTATCTGCAGTCACCCGACGACGACACGGCCGTCCAGTACCGGGATTGGGGCATCCCGCTCGGGCGGCGCTTCCGGGCCATGAAGCTGTGGTTCCACCTGTCGATCGACGGAGTGGCCTCGATCCAGGAGCGGCTGCGGCGCGATCTCGACAACGCGCGTTGGTTGGCCGACCAGGTGGAGGCAGCCGACGACTGGGAACTGGCGTCGCCGCTCACCCTGCAGACCGTCTGTGTCGTGCATCGGCCCGTCGGCCTCGACGGCGACGAACTCGACGTTCACACGCTTCGTTGGGTCCGGGCGATCAACGATTCGGGCACGGCGTTCGCCAGTCCGTCGGTGCAGCAGGGGCGGTGGATCGTGCGGGTTTCGATCGGCTCGCTGCGCACCGAACGGCATCACGTCGAAGCGATGTGGTCGCTGATGCAGCGAGAAGCGGCCGCGTCGGTCGGCTGA
- a CDS encoding DUF4012 domain-containing protein — MLSSQQADRVWAVLGLVASGGFALLGAAAPTDLARWDGVLRLAFGLIAPLALAGSPRWAWFGALAVTGGLAAGPEWLLVAGLGMVLAIALEVTSVESQLGRIAIGIAVVHGLLHLRPVGPFGTTAVVGALVVIGASVLSLRGDRGAARRAVLTFGGFVALLAVLASGAAVAALLGARGDLDAGSAAARRGLDMARDGDPVAAAGELAESSRLLGEADRRLHAWWVEPGRLVPVVGQHLAAARATTGPVAELVAASSQAIDLADVDRLRLSGGAVDLALIESMAQPLADVERTMRLALAALRSVDSPWLVPPVRDAIDDAAIELTDTYPEAEKAALATKVMPSMLGAEAPRRYLVMFAMPAEARELGGIMSTYLELTASNGAITVTDQGTASQLNRNAADGATDGVLDDPGRYPARFIANKPELFTTNWTSIPDLPMVAEAVSSLYPGFGGRSVDGVIYLDPIGVAGLMRLSGPVELPGIGRTIDADSVVEFLNVGQYETFDDQTERKEYLTDIAAATFSRLLTGELPSPRELGRVLGPAARGGHLQMATLDASTNDFLRTLFMLGEFPTPTPGVDFLSVVQTNGEANKIDSFLERDVDYRVRLNDNGDVRATASITLTNTATLDLPDYIIGTPPDGYPVGTTHVQLSIYTPHFLDTVSIDGTTEMVEPQVELGWQRYLIFVDVPAGASSTVRFELDGRLELDDDEPYRLSIANQALINDDHVSVTLENANDDRVIGSTELELVEDTIVEFER; from the coding sequence ATGCTGTCCTCTCAACAGGCCGACCGGGTGTGGGCGGTGCTGGGCCTGGTCGCCAGCGGGGGCTTTGCGTTGCTGGGAGCGGCGGCCCCGACCGACCTCGCCCGATGGGACGGCGTGCTTCGACTGGCGTTCGGCCTGATCGCACCATTGGCCCTCGCCGGCTCGCCCCGATGGGCCTGGTTCGGGGCGCTGGCGGTGACGGGCGGTTTGGCGGCAGGCCCGGAGTGGCTGCTCGTGGCGGGGCTTGGGATGGTGCTCGCCATCGCCCTCGAGGTCACGAGCGTCGAGAGCCAATTGGGCCGCATCGCGATCGGCATCGCCGTCGTGCACGGGCTGCTCCATCTTCGGCCCGTCGGACCGTTCGGGACGACCGCCGTAGTCGGGGCCCTGGTGGTGATCGGGGCGTCGGTGTTGTCGTTGCGCGGCGATCGAGGCGCCGCTCGTCGTGCGGTTCTCACATTCGGTGGCTTCGTTGCGCTGCTTGCCGTACTGGCAAGTGGGGCTGCGGTGGCGGCTCTGCTCGGTGCGCGTGGCGATCTCGACGCGGGTTCGGCGGCTGCTCGTCGTGGTCTCGACATGGCACGAGACGGCGATCCGGTCGCTGCGGCGGGCGAGCTCGCCGAGAGCTCACGGCTCCTCGGCGAGGCCGACCGCCGCCTCCATGCGTGGTGGGTCGAACCGGGGCGGCTCGTTCCCGTGGTGGGCCAGCATCTCGCGGCCGCTCGGGCGACCACCGGACCCGTCGCCGAGCTGGTCGCCGCCTCGAGCCAGGCCATTGACCTCGCCGACGTCGATCGGTTGCGCCTCTCCGGCGGTGCCGTCGATCTGGCATTGATCGAGTCGATGGCCCAGCCCCTGGCCGACGTCGAGCGAACGATGCGACTGGCGCTCGCCGCGCTCCGCTCGGTCGATTCGCCGTGGCTCGTTCCACCGGTCCGAGACGCCATCGACGACGCCGCCATCGAATTGACCGACACGTACCCCGAGGCTGAGAAGGCGGCGCTGGCGACGAAGGTGATGCCGTCGATGCTCGGGGCCGAGGCTCCCCGCCGCTATCTGGTGATGTTCGCCATGCCCGCCGAGGCCAGAGAACTCGGCGGGATCATGAGCACCTACCTCGAGCTCACCGCGAGCAACGGGGCGATCACCGTGACCGACCAGGGAACCGCCAGCCAGCTGAACCGCAACGCTGCCGACGGCGCCACCGACGGGGTGCTCGACGATCCCGGCCGCTACCCAGCCCGCTTCATCGCCAACAAGCCCGAGTTGTTCACCACGAACTGGACGAGCATTCCCGACCTGCCGATGGTCGCCGAGGCGGTGTCGTCGCTGTACCCCGGCTTCGGCGGTCGCTCGGTCGACGGTGTCATCTACCTCGACCCCATCGGCGTCGCCGGTCTCATGCGGTTGTCGGGTCCCGTCGAGCTCCCGGGCATCGGACGAACCATCGATGCCGACAGCGTGGTGGAGTTCCTCAACGTCGGACAGTACGAAACCTTCGACGATCAAACCGAACGCAAGGAGTACCTGACCGACATCGCTGCTGCGACCTTCAGCCGCTTGCTGACCGGTGAGCTACCGAGCCCGCGTGAACTCGGTCGTGTGCTCGGACCCGCCGCTCGGGGTGGCCACCTACAGATGGCCACCCTCGATGCGTCGACCAATGACTTCCTTCGCACCCTGTTCATGCTCGGGGAGTTTCCGACACCGACCCCCGGGGTCGACTTCTTGTCGGTCGTGCAGACGAATGGCGAGGCCAACAAGATCGACTCGTTCCTCGAGCGTGACGTCGACTATCGGGTCCGTCTGAACGACAACGGCGATGTTCGGGCAACGGCATCGATCACGCTCACGAACACCGCCACCCTCGACCTTCCGGACTACATCATCGGCACCCCGCCCGACGGCTATCCGGTCGGCACCACCCACGTGCAGCTGTCGATCTACACCCCACACTTCCTCGACACGGTGTCGATCGACGGGACCACCGAGATGGTCGAGCCACAGGTCGAACTCGGATGGCAGCGCTACCTGATCTTCGTCGATGTGCCGGCGGGAGCGTCGAGCACGGTGCGCTTCGAACTCGATGGACGCCTCGAACTCGACGACGACGAGCCCTACCGACTGTCGATCGCGAATCAGGCGCTGATCAACGATGACCACGTCAGCGTGACACTGGAAAACGCAAACGACGACCGTGTCATCGGATCGACCGAACTGGAGTTGGTCGAAGACACGATCGTCGAGTTCGAACGCTGA
- a CDS encoding sugar transferase, which translates to MTTLFSHPRQPRRNTTASTVPAAPTRPTTRRPVSPTAPPVSGALQRPRIDDPQPSRADAVPSFIPPSDNSVSRAAATATVGLELRSPAASWDAIAATSRQISRSEATSIPSDIAGLDRRTRIMVRGFDLVASSMLIVVTLPLMVLVALLVAVSSRGPVLYLSWRIGRGGRIFGCVKFRTMTRDADAVLPHLLAANRHLANEFRSSHSLRHDPRVTRVGKVLRRTHLDELPQLFNVLFGRMSLVGPRPIVPKEMGLYGPSLSKTLTVKPGITGAWQVSKRLGCYAGRVETDVRYVGRRSLARDLWICVRTALLVIGIGRRPNR; encoded by the coding sequence GTGACCACGCTGTTCAGCCATCCTCGTCAGCCACGCCGCAACACCACTGCCTCCACTGTCCCGGCCGCTCCGACCCGCCCAACGACTCGCCGTCCTGTCAGTCCGACGGCCCCGCCGGTGTCCGGCGCGCTGCAGCGCCCCCGCATCGACGATCCCCAGCCGAGTCGCGCCGACGCCGTTCCCTCGTTCATCCCACCGTCGGACAACTCGGTGTCCCGTGCGGCGGCCACGGCCACCGTCGGGCTCGAACTGCGCTCACCCGCTGCGAGCTGGGACGCCATCGCCGCCACCTCGCGCCAGATCAGCCGATCCGAGGCCACCTCGATCCCGAGCGACATCGCCGGCCTCGACCGTCGCACGCGCATCATGGTCCGTGGCTTCGATCTGGTGGCGTCGTCGATGCTGATCGTCGTGACGCTGCCGCTCATGGTGCTCGTGGCCCTGTTGGTCGCCGTCTCCTCCCGAGGCCCGGTCCTCTACCTGTCGTGGCGGATCGGCCGTGGCGGCAGGATCTTCGGCTGCGTCAAGTTCCGCACGATGACCCGCGACGCCGATGCCGTGCTGCCTCACCTCCTCGCCGCCAACCGGCACCTGGCCAACGAGTTCCGTTCGTCGCACTCGCTGCGCCACGATCCCCGTGTGACTCGGGTCGGCAAAGTGCTGCGCCGCACCCACCTCGACGAACTGCCGCAACTGTTCAACGTGCTGTTCGGCCGCATGAGCCTCGTCGGCCCCCGCCCAATCGTCCCCAAGGAGATGGGGCTCTACGGCCCGTCGCTGTCGAAGACCCTGACGGTCAAGCCCGGCATCACCGGCGCCTGGCAGGTGTCGAAGCGACTCGGGTGCTACGCCGGGCGGGTCGAGACCGACGTGCGCTACGTCGGGCGCCGCAGCCTCGCTCGCGACCTGTGGATCTGTGTGCGGACCGCGCTGCTCGTGATCGGCATCGGTCGACGCCCGAACCGCTGA
- a CDS encoding polysaccharide biosynthesis tyrosine autokinase, whose product MTQPAAQELTLEDYVSILRRRWIWFLAPIVLLAAAATALGLRSEPQYTATATVGLVDSADEEILGGSSTNVQVQSRRIENEINFAKTDAVEARVEELLGFLPRGIGITAVADSDYLDFTATANTPEKSAEWANTWATAYVETKQNEARSSIDTRIAVLEDKRDSLNDEIARLRDGNDQKQFLIDQRSEVNSQLLRLELQAETASAGTAKVYVVASPPDTESGAPLWRTILLGIVAGGVLGVAAALAAESFDKTIKTADDITAVTGLPVLGQIPLAGRWMSGFELALSSRDHDDSPVADAYRRVATSLQFSLMNKSVNTLLITSANASEGKTTTSVNLAYALANPEMLVVLADVDFRKPRLHQALDVPAEPGLSNHIIEDVPLEQLAFRNDDGTMAVFTAGSKPPNPADFVATREFIGAVDALSQVADLVLLDAPPLLPVSDSLLMSRNVDGVVMVAAAGTTTKESLARAVAGIEQVGGNVIGVVLVGVKEESLYGQYGYGYYNQKEHAEIEQAKKEAAKIAGGGPSANGGPKSSAPVAIESLGYSSRERAN is encoded by the coding sequence GTGACACAGCCCGCGGCCCAAGAGCTCACGCTCGAAGACTATGTGTCCATCCTTCGGCGGCGTTGGATCTGGTTCCTGGCGCCGATCGTTCTCCTCGCAGCAGCGGCGACGGCACTCGGTCTGCGGTCCGAACCCCAGTACACCGCCACGGCCACGGTCGGCCTCGTCGACTCCGCCGATGAGGAGATCCTGGGTGGGTCGAGCACCAACGTCCAGGTCCAGTCCCGACGGATCGAGAACGAGATCAACTTCGCCAAGACCGACGCCGTCGAGGCTCGCGTCGAGGAGCTGCTCGGGTTCCTCCCGAGGGGCATCGGCATCACGGCGGTCGCCGACTCGGACTACCTCGACTTCACGGCCACGGCGAACACGCCGGAGAAATCGGCTGAGTGGGCCAACACCTGGGCCACGGCCTACGTCGAGACCAAGCAGAACGAGGCTCGCAGCAGCATCGACACCCGAATCGCCGTGCTGGAAGACAAGCGCGACTCGTTGAACGACGAGATCGCCCGGCTGCGCGACGGCAACGATCAGAAGCAGTTCCTGATCGATCAGCGCTCCGAGGTCAACAGCCAGCTGTTGCGGCTCGAGCTCCAGGCCGAGACGGCATCGGCCGGCACCGCCAAGGTCTACGTGGTGGCCAGCCCGCCCGACACCGAGTCCGGTGCGCCGCTGTGGCGCACGATCCTGCTCGGCATCGTGGCCGGTGGGGTGCTCGGCGTGGCCGCCGCCCTCGCAGCGGAATCGTTCGACAAGACCATCAAGACGGCCGACGACATCACCGCCGTCACCGGGCTCCCAGTGCTGGGCCAGATTCCGCTCGCCGGCCGTTGGATGTCGGGCTTCGAGCTGGCGCTCTCCAGCCGCGACCATGACGACTCACCGGTCGCCGACGCCTATCGCCGCGTCGCCACCTCGCTCCAGTTCTCACTGATGAACAAGTCGGTCAACACCCTGCTGATCACGAGCGCCAACGCGTCCGAGGGCAAGACCACCACGTCGGTCAACCTGGCCTATGCGCTGGCCAATCCCGAGATGCTGGTGGTGCTGGCCGACGTCGACTTCCGCAAGCCCCGTCTTCACCAGGCGCTCGATGTGCCGGCCGAGCCGGGCCTGTCGAACCACATCATCGAAGACGTCCCGCTCGAGCAGCTGGCATTCCGCAACGACGACGGCACGATGGCGGTCTTCACCGCCGGCTCGAAGCCGCCGAACCCGGCCGACTTCGTGGCCACTCGCGAGTTCATCGGGGCGGTCGACGCCTTGTCGCAGGTCGCCGATCTCGTGCTCCTCGACGCGCCGCCGCTCCTTCCGGTGTCGGATTCGTTGCTGATGTCTCGCAACGTCGACGGCGTGGTCATGGTTGCCGCTGCCGGCACCACCACCAAGGAGAGTCTGGCTCGGGCGGTCGCCGGGATCGAACAGGTCGGCGGCAACGTGATCGGTGTGGTCCTGGTCGGTGTGAAGGAAGAGTCGCTGTATGGCCAGTACGGCTACGGCTACTACAACCAGAAGGAACACGCCGAGATCGAGCAGGCCAAGAAGGAAGCGGCCAAGATCGCCGGCGGTGGTCCGTCGGCGAACGGTGGGCCGAAGTCCTCGGCGCCAGTGGCGATCGAGAGCCTCGGCTACAGCAGCCGGGAACGGGCCAACTGA
- a CDS encoding 3-hydroxybutyryl-CoA dehydrogenase: protein MASPDTTLDRPIGKLGVIGAGLMGSGIAEVSARAGIDTIVIEASEEAAKAGRSRLEKSLDRAVKAGKMDVADQVKTLDSLVFTSKIGSLEDRDMVIEAIIENENAKTSVFRQLDDIVASTDAVLASNTSSIPIMKLAMATKRPEHVIGIHFFNPVPVLHLVELVTSLHTSDQTQKIAQDFSAGQLGKRVIHSKDRAGFIVNALLIPYILSAVRMFESGFASKEDIDQGMVTGCAHPMGPLALADLIGLDTTMAVAESLYEEFKEQLYAPPPLLARMCEAGLLGRKTGRGFYDYH from the coding sequence ATGGCTTCTCCTGACACCACCCTCGATCGTCCCATCGGCAAGCTCGGCGTGATCGGCGCTGGATTGATGGGCTCGGGCATCGCCGAGGTCTCGGCCCGTGCCGGCATCGACACCATCGTCATCGAGGCCAGCGAAGAAGCGGCCAAGGCCGGTCGGAGCCGACTCGAGAAGTCGCTCGATCGGGCCGTCAAGGCCGGCAAGATGGACGTCGCCGATCAGGTCAAGACCCTCGACTCGCTGGTGTTCACCTCGAAGATCGGTTCGCTGGAAGACCGCGACATGGTGATCGAAGCAATCATCGAGAACGAGAATGCCAAGACCTCGGTGTTCCGTCAGCTCGACGACATCGTTGCCTCCACCGACGCAGTGCTCGCCTCCAACACCTCGTCGATCCCGATCATGAAGCTCGCCATGGCCACCAAGCGGCCCGAGCACGTCATCGGCATCCACTTCTTCAACCCGGTGCCGGTGCTCCACCTGGTCGAGTTGGTCACCTCGCTCCACACCTCCGACCAGACCCAGAAGATCGCCCAGGACTTCTCGGCCGGTCAGCTCGGCAAGCGGGTCATCCACTCCAAGGACCGGGCCGGCTTCATCGTCAACGCCCTCCTGATCCCCTACATCCTGTCGGCCGTTCGGATGTTCGAGTCGGGCTTCGCCTCGAAGGAAGACATCGATCAGGGCATGGTCACCGGCTGTGCCCACCCGATGGGCCCGCTCGCTCTGGCCGACCTCATCGGTCTCGACACCACCATGGCGGTGGCCGAGTCGCTCTACGAGGAGTTCAAGGAGCAGCTGTACGCGCCGCCGCCACTGCTGGCTCGTATGTGCGAGGCGGGCCTACTCGGCCGCAAGACCGGGCGCGGGTTCTACGACTACCACTGA
- the rarD gene encoding EamA family transporter RarD: MTERGYVQAIVAYLLWGLFPLYWKLLSEIPSNQIVAYRVTISAVMLGAAGLLTTRVDLRRAFGDRRTLAVHAVSALLIGTNWLAFLYAVAVDRVVESSLGYFMTPLVSVVLAMVVLRERLTSWQWLAVAFAAVGVAVLTIEAGVVPWIAFTLAGSFGLYGLVRKLSPLPSIEGLASEVVLLAVPASLFLGSRAAAGELVVPGGWRFAVLLTAGIVTVTPLLLFAAAARSIPLSAVGILLYINPLMQFVLGAFVFDERVTAGRFAGFAVIWVGLVIFAYDGWRRRPRAAVVPTERTEPGSVVVVEPAPGLAAE, from the coding sequence GTGACCGAGCGAGGCTACGTCCAGGCGATCGTCGCCTATCTGTTGTGGGGTCTCTTCCCGCTGTACTGGAAGCTCCTGTCGGAGATTCCGTCGAACCAGATCGTGGCCTACCGGGTCACGATCTCGGCCGTCATGCTCGGAGCGGCGGGCCTCCTCACCACCCGGGTCGACCTGCGCCGGGCGTTCGGTGATCGTCGCACGCTCGCCGTGCACGCTGTGTCGGCCCTGCTGATCGGCACGAACTGGCTCGCCTTCCTCTATGCCGTGGCCGTCGACCGGGTCGTCGAATCGAGCCTCGGCTACTTCATGACCCCACTCGTCTCGGTCGTCCTCGCCATGGTGGTGCTGCGGGAACGGCTCACGTCGTGGCAGTGGCTGGCGGTGGCGTTCGCAGCGGTCGGTGTCGCCGTGCTGACGATCGAGGCCGGCGTCGTGCCGTGGATCGCGTTCACCCTTGCCGGATCGTTCGGGCTCTACGGCCTGGTGCGCAAGCTCTCGCCGCTGCCCTCGATCGAGGGGCTGGCCAGTGAGGTGGTCCTTCTTGCCGTGCCCGCCTCGCTGTTCCTCGGCTCTCGGGCCGCCGCCGGCGAACTCGTCGTTCCCGGTGGTTGGCGCTTCGCCGTACTGCTCACCGCCGGGATCGTCACGGTCACTCCGCTGCTGCTGTTCGCGGCGGCTGCCCGATCGATCCCGCTGAGCGCGGTCGGCATCTTGCTCTACATCAACCCGCTGATGCAGTTCGTGTTGGGCGCGTTCGTGTTCGACGAGCGAGTGACGGCCGGACGTTTCGCCGGCTTCGCCGTCATCTGGGTGGGACTCGTGATCTTCGCCTACGACGGCTGGCGACGACGGCCCCGTGCCGCCGTCGTACCGACCGAACGAACCGAACCGGGCTCAGTGGTAGTCGTAGAACCCGCGCCCGGTCTTGCGGCCGAGTAG
- a CDS encoding Bax inhibitor-1 family protein, with protein MAYASPLSNAPVITADEDTRGAFLVRVYQHVALAVLAFMAFETVLFMVGAAEGLYNLISGSSAIWLLILGGFMVVQWLASQSAHNLANPGMQYAGLFGMAGAEALIFAPFLYMVFNTQGEGAGTVAQAAVVTVAGFIGLTIVGMITRKDLSFMRPMIMFGGIMALVLIGAAVLFGLNLGLWFSLGMVALTGASILYQTQNIIRTYPAWAHVGAAVSLFASLMTMFWYVLRIFSRR; from the coding sequence ATGGCGTACGCCAGTCCACTCAGCAATGCTCCGGTCATCACGGCCGACGAGGACACCCGGGGTGCCTTCCTCGTCCGGGTCTACCAGCACGTCGCCCTCGCCGTCTTGGCGTTCATGGCGTTCGAGACCGTCCTGTTCATGGTCGGCGCCGCCGAGGGGCTCTACAACCTGATCTCGGGCAGCAGCGCCATCTGGCTGCTCATCCTCGGCGGGTTCATGGTGGTGCAGTGGCTGGCCAGCCAGTCGGCCCACAACCTCGCCAATCCGGGCATGCAGTACGCCGGCCTGTTCGGCATGGCCGGCGCCGAGGCGCTCATCTTCGCCCCGTTCCTCTACATGGTGTTCAACACCCAGGGCGAGGGAGCCGGCACGGTCGCACAAGCCGCCGTGGTCACCGTCGCCGGGTTCATCGGCCTCACCATCGTCGGGATGATCACCCGCAAGGACCTGTCGTTCATGCGCCCGATGATCATGTTCGGCGGCATCATGGCCCTCGTCCTGATCGGTGCCGCCGTGCTGTTCGGCCTCAACCTCGGCCTGTGGTTCAGCCTCGGCATGGTCGCCCTCACCGGCGCCTCGATCCTCTACCAGACCCAGAACATCATCCGCACCTACCCGGCCTGGGCCCACGTCGGGGCGGCCGTCAGCCTGTTCGCCTCGCTGATGACCATGTTCTGGTACGTGCTGCGGATCTTCAGCCGCCGCTGA
- a CDS encoding transcriptional repressor codes for MVGHAAPGLDVSEIHEVAVARLGHLDQRYTANRKTIVAALASSDTPLTIGELLDTDGGLSQSSTYRNLAVLEEAGVVHRIVTAADHARFELTEDVTGTHHHHLVCTGCGIVLDVTLPDPVEEQLHAALSAAAAAEGFTGAHHRVDLVGTCRTCTPAP; via the coding sequence ATGGTCGGCCACGCAGCACCAGGACTCGACGTGAGCGAGATCCACGAAGTCGCCGTCGCACGGCTCGGGCACCTCGACCAGCGCTACACCGCCAACCGCAAGACCATCGTCGCGGCCCTGGCCTCGTCCGACACCCCGCTCACCATCGGTGAACTCCTCGACACCGACGGAGGGTTGTCGCAGAGTTCGACCTACCGGAACCTCGCCGTGTTGGAGGAAGCCGGTGTGGTGCATCGCATCGTCACCGCCGCCGACCACGCCCGCTTCGAGCTCACCGAAGACGTCACCGGCACCCACCACCATCACCTGGTGTGTACCGGCTGCGGGATCGTCCTCGACGTCACCCTGCCCGACCCCGTCGAGGAGCAGCTGCACGCGGCGTTGTCGGCCGCCGCTGCGGCCGAGGGCTTCACCGGCGCCCACCACCGGGTCGACCTGGTCGGCACCTGCCGCACCTGCACCCCCGCCCCCTGA